The nucleotide sequence caaaaataatCCAAGAAAAATACTTACAATCTGTTTTCTTCTGTAACCAGTGAGTCTGACTGCCTTCTGCCCACCAAGTTTATTTGAAGTGCTGCTCTTGAGGCCACGTGCACCTAAGCCTGAATTTGACAAGAGCCGCAGCCTTCTGTAGGACACAGTCTGTGTGTGGGCAATGAGGTCTTATCCACATCATAAGGCTGTATTTGGCAGGCAAAAAAGCTGCTTAGGATTAAAGagataatttttaaaacctgaGAACAGAACACCAATGCTCTGTTAATGGGTTTTGGCACAAGAATTGGTGTGCTTgagaaaacacaaaggaaaaagcTAACATGATCTAAAAACCGACCAAATGACACAAAAACAAGACTGACTGCACATGTAGCACTGGGGCCTAAACATCAGTAGTGCACAGTGTCTGCAGGTCACCTAAAGATGGGAGTAGCACATCTTGATTTTGCTGCAGTAAAACAAAAAGGTTGTCAGCTTGTGTTCAACAACACAATCAGATCGACAAAACAAAATTTAGCATCTCCTGTAAAGAATCAGAGCAGCATTGAGGATACAAACTGGCAAAGATCTCACAGAAACTGTCTCCATGAACACCCGTGGAAGGAGTCATCAGAGcgcacaaaacaacacaaatatgcTGCAAGATAACCAGATGTGACTTTGGCCTTAAATGAGTGGAAAGGCTTACATTCAGTTTGGAAAAATACGATGGAGAGTATTTAGATATCTGCAAATGATGTTACAAAATTTCTTTCTACTAGTAACAAgacaggcaacacacacacgcacaaacatgcacacacacacagacacacacacacaattttgaGGTAAATGTTGAGTCAACGAGGCACGTTTCGAAACAACTGCCCATGCCCTTCGCAACAAACCATGTCCACAAGCCGCATTTGACTTTGACTGACGTACTAATGGGTCTCCCCTTTCTTCGTGTTTCAAGGCCACATCCTCTCAGCTGTTCAGTGACAGCAAGAAGGAAACAATCAGAGTGATAAAGGCCAACATGGCAGCTTTGAAAATGCTGGTTTTCTGAGTTTTGTGAGTCACATTTCCCATCCGATCTCATGTGCcaacattaaaagaaaattattCTTGCACTTttctaaatgaaaaaaaaacacagcagattaAATTTACAAACTCTTAAGATCCAGTGGTACAAATATAGACTTTCTACTTTCTAGAGGAGGATCAGTTAGTGTGTGATTCCCTGCAACTCTCATTTGTGTGTGCGTCTCCAAAGCATCGCTCTGTATTCTGTGAATGCTGTCACAGTTGTGTCTCCCTGTCTATGATGTTGTCGGAGGTCTGTTGTGAATGATCCAAGTTAGAAATCACAAAATCGTCCTTCCTGAGCGCCTCCAGCTCTGCGCCTCTGTTGGCCAGAGCTCCATGAATTccgttcctctcctccttctttaACTGATGACTGAGCAGAATGAAACCTGGGATGCAAATGATGAAGGAGATGGTCCGCAGGCTGAGGGTCAGACCCAGATATGCCACCCTAGCAGTGGAAGACGAGAAGAAATGATTGATATTAGTCAGAATCAGCAATTTTAGGATCCCAAAAGAATTCCAACAGGCAGCTATATTATGAGCTGTGCTACAACCTGTACGCTGTTGTGTTGTAGATCCTACAAGCTCCAATGCCCCCACACCTCTTTTGACCCCATTTTAGACACGTGGTGTCGATGATCGCTCCAAAGTAGATAGGCGCTGGGATCCCCGCTGTGTCCCAATACATAACCACCAAATGATTTTCTCCCAAAATGACACATGACAGAATCTGCTTAACTGATCAGAAACATGCTTTAGAATTACAAGATACGCTCACCAAGAGTGCGAGTTGCTAGAGCATGGAAACCCAGTGCCAAAGATTTCAACTCTGGTTTGATGCACCTGCGtgtagaaaaacaaaaggtctttttttcaggtaaattcaaattaaaaacagtTATAGTTCACTGAACTCTGCAACATCCTTTGTGCTAACTTTAAAATGGGAATGTGTTGGCTAGAGCTCCCGCAATGCACATGATTAACAAGAGGTGCCTGTGGCTGCACACAAGTGCCAGTGTAGAAAGTTCATCCCTTTGTGTTCACCACACTTGGCTGCAATTGTTGATTTCCAGATCATAGACCAGGTCCTTCTTTCTTCCTAAATTCAATGAATCactgaaacattttatttttgcaagtACTAACCTTGGACTAAAATAGGGCTGTTCTTTAATTAGGCATTTTAGAAAGTAAATTATCTCATACTTACGTAAAACTAATATTGTCAAATGTTCATTCACACTGTAACCCCTGACCTCATTCTGTTCTTATACAGAGCTTAAAAGAGACAGTAGCTGGCTTTAGTGGGTGCAGTGCATTCCCGCAGGAGCATCTGACATGGCTTTAGGAGATCTCGCACGTGCGCTCATGAGTTTATCGTCACACTTAATGTATTCATGCACGCAGATCATTTGTAACACTATCAAATTAACTGCAGATTGTGTGTTATGAGAGTATATGTATCAGTATATAAAatagaggaaaataaaatgagtgGTGCAAAGGCACACTTTGTGGATGCAGGTCTACTGTCACAATCTTCAAATATTAAACATTACTTTCTTTTAGAGTACAATAACCTATTATCCCTTGCTCGTTTGCTGTGGTGATAGACAGGCTggctgatgatgtcagacaggaCTCTCCACCGATTGTAACATTGGGATCTGTGGTGAAagcagggggaggtggaggaaaataTGGTCAGGTGACCTGGAAAGGAGAGCATTGAAGGAAGACAGAATACATGTGTGAAGGAGAGAATGGGATTGATAAAAGAGAATGAAGCTGAAGGCAGAATGAAGGCAAAGGTGCACAAGCTGGTGAGACCAGAGCTGCCGTCTGCTCTAAAGACACTGGCAAGCAAAGCTGGAGGTGGCAGAGACGAAGATGTTGAGGTTCTCTTTGGTAGGAATGAGTACATGAAAAGGACAGCTCATGTTTGACGCTGTGCAGACATTTGAAGACGATCATTTTATTCAATATTTTTGAAACAATTGTTAATGTGACCTGATGAGGATCATGTAGCCTGGTGTTCCTCCAAGGGAGATGATGAAGGACGTGATGACTGAGAGAGCCAGGAAGTAGGGGAACATCCTGTCACAGTCGTCAGTGTGATGGCACTGACCTGTGCTGGCCGTAAAGTTGCCAGCAGCACCGATGCAGCTACAGTTAGAGAATACCTTGGAGACATGGTGGGGCACAGACAAATCAGACAAAAGGATAAAGATGCATGCAAACAAATGATTCAGTTTCTTTATTTCCAGGACACAATAGTGGGAACTCACAGTGTTTTTTCCTGAGCCTGCAGAGCTGGTGCAGCCAGCGAGACAGGGGGAAACATAAGTGATGCCGTTGTCTCCACAGATGGGGTCCCAGTCACTCGCTGAGCAGAAGCAGTCTGAGTTACAGCCCGTGAACACCGAGTGTTTGTCATATGATATTGTTTCCATGCTGGAATGGAGCGAGCAAAGTATGAATTACTGTCATCAATTCATAATCATAATTTtcagagctgcagcatcaaGTTAGTGATGTAAAAATTGCagcctttcatttaaaatgatacaGTTGAGCGTTGTGTGACAGGATTTATGAAAGGTAATTCTTTTCTATACTGTTGGGGCCTTAGTCCAAAACAGAACTCCCTGTAAAACTCCCTGTAAAGGTATAGAATGTATAGGTCACAGAGCTCCCCGGGATGGCTCACCTGTTGTATGAAACTGTCACCCCTGCTACCTTAGCATTGTCACAGCTCATTGCAAAGAAGATGAGTGACAGGAAGTAACCGATTAAGGATGTTCCAAAAGCAAACTTTGCTGCCTCCATTATGTTCagtttcatcttcttcatcaggAGACCTCCAGAAAATATTCCCAGTGCCACAGCGGGAATGTTGATCACACCTCACGTGGAGAGAACAGAGGGCCTTGTAATTGATATTACACCAGCTGCTTTTAAGCCTTTATTTGACGTCACTGTGCAGAGATAATCTTTTATCTGCTACATGTCATTAGTGCTGTGTGCTGATAGTAGATTCTCTTTTAAATGCAGCCAGCTTTGTGGGAGCCTGTATGTCTCTTGATGAGATCACATGCAAGCGGCTGCTTTTATCTCTTCAACTTCAAAAGATATTTCATTCAATATTCAGTTTTATTCACTAACAGTCAGTCACTGCCAATCCAGTACCTCCACTGTCACTGCTGCAGAAGCCTTTTCTTATTCAGGACAGAAATAACCTGCTCAGCTATAAACAAGCTTATCAGCATTATCAGCTAGAATTAATGGAGATgtatttaagtgtttttcttACTTACACTAATTAAATGACTTAATTTGACCCAGAGCAGAAAAGCCTTTACTGCATATGTTATGGCCTGAGTTTCACAGGCGGGATGAACAATTAGTCTGACAAAGAAATGATATTTATGGCTCTTTAAACATACCCATCAGAAAATTGGCCTTCGAGGCCGACTGCCTGAAGTGCTGCTCAATGTACTTGGGCTTGTAGGTAACCATGCCGATAAGAGAGTTCAGCTGGATGATGGTCACACACAAGTAGATCAGATACACTTGGTGACCCAGCAGAGTCCTCAGGGTTGGAAGGAACTCTGAAGAAAGAGGCGTAGTGTGAAGCTTCTGTGACCACACAGcagacatccatccatccacccacccatccactcatccatttTTCCATCCATCTACTCATCAATACATCCAttggtccatccatccacccatccatcctcccacctTTGGCCATCTCAATGAAACTACTGTCTTCTTCAGGATAATTGTTCTTCAGCAGAGgtgtctcttttcttttctcctcagctGTGCTCTTCTCTGGGTCCTTCAGCAAAGAACGAGGCAGGAACCAAAATGGGATGGCAGACAGCAGGGTAATGACCCCAGCTATGAGGTAACCTAGCCACCATGCCCCCACCCATCGAGCATCTGCAggggtgatggtgatgctgtCTACATTGGAGGAACAGGTTCGTGTAAGTGCAGGTGTGTTCTCAGCTTCATTAAAACAGGATTAAACAGAGATTTGGAGGATGTCAGTATGAGTCCCTTGCGGGAAAACATGTTTATGATTGAGGCAGTGCACTCAACTATAGTGTACTAgactttgtttttgttctcataTTTTTACTTTGTTATCTTTGATCTCCCAGTGCTGCACTCTATTGGATTATTCCTTATCTGTCTGTGTCCTGCATTCATCCCACTGCAGCTCCTTCATTAGCCAATTGATGCTAATCTCACAGCTGTGCTGAGTCCTCTAAATATTCTGCTTCAGGTAACATCTTGCACCGGGTTTATGAAAGGCACACGAATATTTGAAAACCAGCCAACATATCACTGTGATTAAAACATAGATTTTGTGATTGACAAGATAGAAAACACAGTCCAAGTTTCATTTAATTGATAATGAATAGATCCTTGTAAACGACAGCAGCTCccattttctcctccatctccacctttAAAAATAGGCAACAAAGACTCCTCAAACACATTCTACTAGTGAACACGACACAGTGATATCATTCACAACAACTACATTCACAACAGCTAATGGCTGGATAAAGCATCAAATAATAGAATTCATTTCAGCATCTAGCATTCAAATATGTTTGTAAGAATCGTGTTTAAACGTACCCATTGACACAAATCCAATGTCCACATAGATTTTGGCACAAAGGGAGCCCAACAGGTAGCCAAAAACAGGGCCAACCACTGAAATGGTCTGCACACAGCCTATGTTTGAATAATCCAAAGTGAAGGATAATAATTTCAGTTTTATTCTCATGAGAAAATGGGGATAACATTATGCATGAATGTAATCTCCACATTGGGACAGTAATGAGCTATATGACTTCTCTgtcatgattttgtttttactcTATGCAGTTTTGCCGGCAGTCATGCAGTCATAATGTGCTGTTATTGGTACATTATTGTTTTAGAAAATAACGGTTGCTTGAATATTAATGTCTTCCTCAGTAAGAGAGTTTTCTTACCAACATACAGTGCTGCATTTTCCTCAGTAGCAAAATCATCAATATAAGAGATGCCGAGTGGCTGAACAGGCGTCTCTCCGATTCCTCGCAAAACATTTCCCAACAGCACATAAATCCACATGGACAAGTTGGACTCTCCTTCACAGCCTGAGAAACAGTGTGATTCTGTAAATTTTGTTCCTTTCTGTGTGTACGTGATGGCTTTATCTAATCTCTCACCTCTGACTGGCCCATCAGGCAGTTTTCCACTTTGGGTCAAGTCTGCTGGTGAACCCACTGGACAAGGAGCTTGGTTCTGTGTCGAGTTCTCCCCCCGCCGCACAGATGTTTCAAATTCATAACTGTACACAAAATAGAACAGTCATTCCAAATatactcatcctcctcctcctagaaTTAGATGATGCCAAAATGAAATGACATATAAATGTTACTCACCGCCCAGTAATGAAGTGAGGCAGAGCAATGATGAAGGTGCCGATGGACATCAGCACACAACCTACTCCAATGATCTTAGGCCGATGCAGCTTGGCTCCAAAGTAACTGACAAACGCAATCACCAACAGATTTCCTAGGAAAAAAACATAAGCACAAACACTTTAAGATGTTCAGAGATTCATTTTAAAGCTAATGTTAAACATTTCTCTTTTGTGGTTTTGTGTATCCTACAACACTGTTACAAACATAATAACTGTCTTAGAAGTATTATAAAAAGCTAGACGGTAATAACTTAGTTGGTTTTCTATTGTTtctgaaaaaggaaaagttgaAACTTGGTACATATATCCCGAGAAGGGATATATGAAGGGTTAAAGACAATTACTCGTACTATAATTCACTGGAAAATGTATCAAcacaatataaaataaaacataataatgataaataaaaatacatacCTATATAGAGGTCAGGATATGTAAATATGGTTGTTATGTACAGCTCTAATTAAAAAGGCAAAGAATGTTATGTTCGCGATGAGGTAACTATGAATATActtataatatataatataaaagcCTTGAGCCATTATTTGAGCCATTATTTGAGATATGATAATATATCACGGCTAATTCATGTTATTACGTGTATTTTCGTAAAAGATTACAACAGCTACTTTTTCAATCTTTTCAATCTCTTGTTCATTCTGGTATTATTCCgtcttgcttttctttccttgtCAGGTGCGATTTCTTTATCAAAGTTACCCTGGCAACGAAACATCCTGTTGCCTAGGCCACACGAGACTTGAGAGGTGGTGAGATGAAGGCTAATCAGCTCTGAGGGTGTTCTGAAGATCTCGTCGTCACATTTTCCCCACAGTTGAATTACAGCAGGTTGCACATGCAGCCTTATAACAACCGAGTAATAAAGACTGATGAGTGTGAGGAAATCTAGTTCGACTCACACTTCTATGGGGGGCTTTTCTATTATTTACACCCTGCAAGAAACCCTTTAAGTGTTATCTAGATTCAAATAGTTAACGGAGCTATTTTGCCATAACTGTACTAAAAGCTACTTCCAGTGAACAGCGCACTAACATGGTTTAATTAGTatcaaatttaatttaaaactacATACCTGATTGTGACATGGGGTGCTTTCAGGTGAACTTGCACTTGTGAACAAAGCAAATGTGTATTAACAGAAGTGCATTCGCTTTGTTCACAAGTGCAAATTGACCTGAAAACACCCCATGTCAGCCCATCAGGCCTTTGCAACCAGTTCTTGCTTCCTGTGAATAAATATCCCAATCACTCACCCCActtaataaaaacacacataaacacataaaaacacatcacatATGAGCTCAAATATTTTTAGCAACAGCTGAAGGGTTTGTGAGTTGGTAGCTGATTTACCATGAGAGCTATTAAAGCCACGGTTATCATGGTTTGGAGATGAGATTAAATGAATGGTGTGAAGAAAATTTTAGGATTTCTAGAGTCCTGTTGTCTCCAGCATAAAGGTAGTTTAGGGCCTGTTATGAGCTGCTAGACACTGACTCAAGTGTgtatacacacagacacatctgATCTGCTCTATTTGGAATTCTGCTGAAATCTATATCTGTAAGTTGAATACTTCTTTGACTCATTCATCTCTCTTCATCATTGATTAAAAGAGAAGGAAGACCAGAATACAGGAACcacaaaaagatttaaaaaaagtgatGAGCAGGTCTACTCACCTATCTCAAAGCTTCCGTCAATGACACCTATTAGGTAACTGGGGATGTCGAAGCGCCTCTCCAGCTGAGTTATTGTGCTCTTCATGTAGCTCCCAGACAGCGCCTTGGCAAAATAGGCAAAGGACAAAGCCACCAGAAACATCTGGGAGAAGATGGAAAAAATGTAATGATTTTACTGTAACTATGCagagaaacatttaaactgGCAACAACTGAGAGCCACAATTCTTCTGTTCACCACTGAGTTATTGAATCtaattaaaaacatatttttggtGTGGATAAATAAGACTTTGTTGGAAATATCAGAAATCAGTAGAAAATGTCTCAAAATATATTTCATTTGTCACTATTTCACTATAATGCCACATAGCAAATATGTAAGTAAATAAAAACCCTCACTCTATTGGcctcagtgttttctttttaatcttgcTTTTGATAAAATATTTGATAAATCATTTTATCTCTGGATATTTGATGCAAAGGGAtgataa is from Takifugu rubripes chromosome 11, fTakRub1.2, whole genome shotgun sequence and encodes:
- the LOC101065902 gene encoding solute carrier organic anion transporter family member 1C1-like isoform X1, which translates into the protein MAAKQECMQWNGRSDATAREPRSSPCTSLKMFLVALSFAYFAKALSGSYMKSTITQLERRFDIPSYLIGVIDGSFEIGNLLVIAFVSYFGAKLHRPKIIGVGCVLMSIGTFIIALPHFITGRYEFETSVRRGENSTQNQAPCPVGSPADLTQSGKLPDGPVRGCEGESNLSMWIYVLLGNVLRGIGETPVQPLGISYIDDFATEENAALYVGCVQTISVVGPVFGYLLGSLCAKIYVDIGFVSMDSITITPADARWVGAWWLGYLIAGVITLLSAIPFWFLPRSLLKDPEKSTAEEKRKETPLLKNNYPEEDSSFIEMAKEFLPTLRTLLGHQVYLIYLCVTIIQLNSLIGMVTYKPKYIEQHFRQSASKANFLMGVINIPAVALGIFSGGLLMKKMKLNIMEAAKFAFGTSLIGYFLSLIFFAMSCDNAKVAGVTVSYNSMETISYDKHSVFTGCNSDCFCSASDWDPICGDNGITYVSPCLAGCTSSAGSGKNTVFSNCSCIGAAGNFTASTGQCHHTDDCDRMFPYFLALSVITSFIISLGGTPGYMILIRCIKPELKSLALGFHALATRTLAGIPAPIYFGAIIDTTCLKWGQKRCGGIGACRIYNTTAYRVAYLGLTLSLRTISFIICIPGFILLSHQLKKEERNGIHGALANRGAELEALRKDDFVISNLDHSQQTSDNIIDRETQL
- the LOC101065902 gene encoding solute carrier organic anion transporter family member 1C1-like isoform X2 — encoded protein: MSQSGNLLVIAFVSYFGAKLHRPKIIGVGCVLMSIGTFIIALPHFITGRYEFETSVRRGENSTQNQAPCPVGSPADLTQSGKLPDGPVRGCEGESNLSMWIYVLLGNVLRGIGETPVQPLGISYIDDFATEENAALYVGCVQTISVVGPVFGYLLGSLCAKIYVDIGFVSMDSITITPADARWVGAWWLGYLIAGVITLLSAIPFWFLPRSLLKDPEKSTAEEKRKETPLLKNNYPEEDSSFIEMAKEFLPTLRTLLGHQVYLIYLCVTIIQLNSLIGMVTYKPKYIEQHFRQSASKANFLMGVINIPAVALGIFSGGLLMKKMKLNIMEAAKFAFGTSLIGYFLSLIFFAMSCDNAKVAGVTVSYNSMETISYDKHSVFTGCNSDCFCSASDWDPICGDNGITYVSPCLAGCTSSAGSGKNTVFSNCSCIGAAGNFTASTGQCHHTDDCDRMFPYFLALSVITSFIISLGGTPGYMILIRCIKPELKSLALGFHALATRTLAGIPAPIYFGAIIDTTCLKWGQKRCGGIGACRIYNTTAYRVAYLGLTLSLRTISFIICIPGFILLSHQLKKEERNGIHGALANRGAELEALRKDDFVISNLDHSQQTSDNIIDRETQL